Proteins from a genomic interval of Candidatus Palauibacter scopulicola:
- a CDS encoding bifunctional aldolase/short-chain dehydrogenase, with product MKSAWSEREAAEFVERYAADGIGEDLALRVYTTRLLGSEPRLVMHGGGNTSVKGRARDVTGTDLDVLYVKGSGWDMGTIEPPGLPAVQLDPLLGLAEIDALSDEDMVNLQRRNLLDSKAPNPSVETLLHAWVPRTFIDHTHANAALVLTDQPHGEEICREVYGDRAAIVPYIMPGFDLAKAAKAAADAHPEAEGLVLLKHGLFTFGDTAQEAYELMIEWVSLAEARIERGRGSVFAAAAMPGAVASASEIAPAIRGMLTNRQRGEAHEGETAAFERFILEHRTSPAILAYVGGSELSRYSQVGTVTPDHAIRTKPLPVVLPAPPAGDLAAWTREARAAVEAYRTAYTAYFERHNPRYDGTKRMLDPSPRVVLVPGVGLFASGRDAGGAAAAADLAETTVDVITDAESMDRFESITEAELFDIEYWSLEQAKLAGAKEKALARHVVVVTGGAGAIGRATAAGFRAAGAEVALFDLPGPALDAAGEAGAGLAVPCDVTDDASVDRAFGIVAARFGGVDILVSNAGAAWRGPIADVTDDVLRESFELNFFAHQRVTRAAVRTMRAQGTGGCLLFNVSKQAVNPGPDFGPYGLPKAATLGLVRQYAIEHGWEGIRSNGVNADRIRSGVLTDEMIAARSEARGVTEDAYMRGNLLGREVRAEDVAGAFVSLALARATTGAILTVDGGNVAAALR from the coding sequence ATGAAAAGCGCGTGGAGCGAGCGCGAGGCGGCGGAGTTCGTCGAACGGTACGCCGCCGACGGCATCGGGGAGGATCTCGCGCTGCGGGTGTACACGACGCGGCTCCTGGGGTCCGAGCCGCGGCTCGTGATGCACGGCGGGGGCAACACGTCGGTCAAGGGCCGCGCGCGCGACGTGACCGGGACCGACCTGGACGTGCTGTACGTGAAGGGGAGCGGGTGGGACATGGGGACGATCGAGCCGCCCGGCCTCCCCGCGGTGCAACTCGATCCCCTTCTGGGGCTGGCGGAGATCGACGCCCTGTCCGACGAGGACATGGTGAACCTGCAGCGCCGCAACCTGCTCGACTCGAAGGCGCCAAACCCGTCCGTGGAGACGCTCCTGCACGCGTGGGTGCCGCGCACGTTCATCGACCACACGCACGCGAACGCGGCGCTCGTCCTCACGGACCAGCCGCACGGCGAAGAGATCTGCCGCGAGGTCTACGGCGACCGCGCCGCGATCGTGCCCTACATCATGCCCGGCTTCGACCTCGCGAAGGCCGCGAAGGCGGCGGCGGACGCCCACCCGGAGGCGGAAGGACTCGTCCTCCTCAAGCACGGGCTGTTCACGTTTGGGGACACGGCGCAGGAGGCGTACGAACTCATGATCGAGTGGGTGAGCCTCGCCGAAGCCCGCATCGAGCGCGGGCGTGGGAGCGTGTTTGCCGCTGCCGCGATGCCCGGGGCGGTCGCCTCCGCGAGCGAGATCGCGCCTGCCATCCGCGGCATGCTGACGAACCGGCAGCGCGGCGAGGCGCATGAGGGTGAGACGGCTGCGTTCGAGCGCTTCATTCTGGAACACCGCACAAGCCCGGCCATCCTCGCCTACGTCGGCGGCTCGGAGCTGTCGCGCTACAGCCAGGTCGGCACGGTGACGCCCGACCACGCGATCCGCACGAAGCCGCTGCCCGTCGTGCTCCCCGCGCCGCCCGCCGGCGACCTCGCCGCCTGGACCCGGGAGGCGCGGGCCGCGGTCGAAGCCTACCGAACGGCGTACACGGCCTACTTCGAGCGCCACAACCCGCGCTACGACGGGACGAAGCGCATGCTCGACCCGAGCCCGCGCGTGGTCCTCGTGCCGGGCGTCGGCCTCTTCGCGAGCGGCCGTGACGCAGGCGGGGCGGCCGCGGCGGCCGACCTCGCCGAGACCACGGTCGACGTCATCACGGACGCGGAGAGCATGGACCGCTTCGAGAGCATCACCGAGGCGGAACTGTTCGACATCGAGTACTGGTCGCTCGAACAGGCGAAGCTGGCCGGCGCGAAGGAGAAGGCGCTGGCCCGTCACGTCGTGGTCGTCACGGGCGGCGCGGGCGCGATCGGCCGGGCCACGGCCGCCGGGTTCCGGGCCGCCGGCGCCGAGGTCGCCCTCTTCGACCTCCCGGGCCCCGCGCTCGACGCCGCCGGTGAGGCCGGAGCGGGGCTCGCCGTCCCATGCGACGTGACGGACGACGCGTCCGTCGACCGCGCGTTCGGCATCGTCGCCGCCCGCTTCGGAGGCGTCGACATCCTCGTCTCGAACGCCGGGGCAGCCTGGCGCGGCCCCATCGCCGACGTGACGGACGACGTGCTGCGGGAGAGCTTCGAGCTGAACTTCTTCGCCCACCAGCGCGTCACCCGCGCGGCCGTGCGCACCATGCGCGCCCAGGGGACGGGCGGCTGCCTCCTCTTCAACGTCTCCAAGCAGGCCGTCAACCCGGGCCCGGACTTCGGCCCCTACGGACTGCCGAAGGCGGCGACCCTCGGACTCGTGCGCCAGTACGCCATCGAACACGGCTGGGAGGGCATCCGGTCGAACGGGGTCAACGCCGACCGCATCCGGAGCGGCGTGCTCACCGACGAGATGATCGCGGCCCGCTCCGAGGCGCGCGGCGTGACCGAGGACGCCTACATGCGCGGCAACCTCCTCGGCCGCGAGGTCCGAGCCGAGGATGTTGCCGGGGCCTTCGTCTCCCTCGCCCTCGCCCGCGCGACGACGGGCGCGATCCTCACCGTGGACGGCGGCAACGTCGCCGCCGCCCTCCGCTGA
- a CDS encoding type II toxin-antitoxin system VapC family toxin — MRLLVDTCTFLWLAAADSRLSRAAEAACRDPGNTVYLSALSAWEIAIKHRLGRLPLPESPVRYVSSRREWLELEPLPFDEASAVPEVLLPVLHADPFDRGLVSQAIVNGLTIVTPDEAISSYPAPVLW; from the coding sequence GTGAGGCTGCTCGTCGACACGTGTACGTTCCTGTGGCTGGCGGCGGCGGACTCCCGGCTTTCGCGGGCGGCGGAGGCGGCGTGCCGGGATCCGGGCAACACCGTGTACCTGAGCGCTCTCTCGGCCTGGGAAATCGCGATCAAGCACCGCCTCGGACGGTTGCCGCTCCCGGAGTCGCCCGTCCGCTACGTCTCGAGCCGGCGCGAGTGGCTGGAACTCGAACCGCTCCCCTTCGATGAGGCGTCGGCGGTCCCCGAAGTGCTCCTGCCGGTGCTCCATGCGGACCCCTTCGACCGCGGTCTCGTCTCGCAGGCGATCGTGAACGGATTGACGATCGTCACGCCCGACGAGGCGATCTCCTCGTATCCGGCTCCCGTCCTCTGGTGA
- a CDS encoding S9 family peptidase yields the protein MSRRILGLGILAVLVSAVPASGQRRAMTIVDLIDIPGLADPRISPDGSEVLYVRTDTDWEANGTVSHIWRVAMDGSGTTRMTNGEGGESSPRWSPGGSRIAFVANRHDTEHNQVFVMPAGGGEAGAVSEHPTPVSSISWSGNGDWIYFTAVDEKSEAEKAREAVNDNVFRYEEDKLPTGLWRVSSEGGAAERVTEPGLMVRGYSVSRDGTLLLVQLAPTPMFDDLLNSELWVMGPDGTGPRRITDNHVGEVGASLSPDNGHVLFVANTNDELSDFYFNQRLFVVPTAGGDPVSVVPGGSFDVNAAVWSRDGRSIYFRANTGVRQQIYRVPADASDAGRAEAVTEGDHSVGAWDYHPSSGAHLYSVSSSTNAGDLWANAGSGQPRQVTHLFDYLAEEFLLPRMEAVQYAGDDGVEVEGLIFYPIDYREGERYPLVVQTHGGPPSSDKFRFARSSNYETVLAARGWFVFKPNYRGSTGYGDDFLRNMIGNYFDQAHKDVMAGVDYLVERGLVDGDRMAKMGWSAGGHMTNKIITYTDRFKAASSGAGAVNWMSMYAQSDVRIYRTPWFGGTPWSEDAPIEQYMADSPLFDLHKVVTPTLVLVGENDERVPMPQSVELYQGLKHNGVPTHLYVAPEQGHGWVELQQRLFKANVELDWYYRWVLGEEYEWETSPVHPDGKAAVTTAGG from the coding sequence ATGTCTCGCCGCATCCTCGGACTCGGAATCCTCGCCGTTCTCGTCTCCGCCGTCCCCGCCTCCGGCCAGCGCCGCGCGATGACGATCGTGGATCTCATCGACATCCCCGGCCTCGCCGACCCCCGGATATCGCCCGACGGATCGGAGGTGCTCTACGTGAGGACGGACACCGACTGGGAAGCCAACGGCACCGTTTCCCACATCTGGCGCGTCGCGATGGACGGCTCCGGCACGACGCGCATGACGAACGGGGAGGGCGGCGAATCGAGCCCGCGGTGGTCGCCCGGCGGCTCGCGCATCGCCTTCGTCGCGAACCGGCACGACACGGAACACAACCAGGTGTTCGTGATGCCGGCTGGCGGCGGCGAGGCCGGCGCCGTGAGCGAACACCCGACGCCCGTGAGTTCGATCTCGTGGTCCGGCAATGGCGACTGGATCTACTTCACGGCGGTCGATGAGAAGTCCGAGGCCGAGAAGGCGCGCGAAGCGGTCAACGACAACGTGTTCCGCTATGAGGAGGACAAGCTCCCGACCGGACTGTGGCGCGTTTCGAGCGAGGGCGGGGCGGCGGAGCGCGTGACGGAGCCCGGCCTGATGGTCCGGGGGTATTCGGTCTCCCGCGACGGGACGCTCCTCCTCGTGCAGCTGGCGCCCACTCCGATGTTCGACGACCTGCTCAACTCGGAGCTGTGGGTGATGGGCCCCGATGGGACGGGCCCGCGCCGGATCACCGACAATCACGTGGGGGAGGTGGGAGCCTCGCTCTCCCCCGACAACGGCCACGTGCTCTTCGTCGCGAACACCAACGACGAACTGAGCGACTTCTATTTCAACCAGCGCCTGTTCGTCGTCCCGACCGCTGGCGGCGACCCCGTCTCGGTAGTGCCCGGCGGAAGCTTCGACGTGAACGCGGCCGTGTGGTCCCGCGACGGCCGCTCGATCTATTTCCGCGCGAACACCGGCGTCCGCCAGCAGATCTACCGCGTGCCCGCCGATGCCTCGGATGCGGGGCGGGCCGAAGCGGTCACCGAGGGAGACCACTCGGTCGGCGCCTGGGACTACCACCCCTCATCCGGCGCACACCTCTATTCCGTCAGCAGTTCGACCAACGCGGGGGACCTGTGGGCGAACGCGGGATCCGGCCAGCCACGGCAGGTCACCCATCTCTTCGACTACCTCGCCGAGGAGTTCCTCCTGCCGCGCATGGAGGCCGTTCAGTACGCGGGCGACGACGGCGTCGAGGTGGAGGGTCTCATCTTCTATCCCATCGACTACCGGGAAGGCGAGCGCTATCCGCTCGTCGTGCAGACGCACGGCGGCCCCCCGTCCTCCGACAAGTTCCGCTTCGCGCGCTCGAGCAACTACGAAACCGTGCTCGCCGCCCGCGGCTGGTTCGTCTTCAAGCCCAACTATCGCGGGTCCACCGGATACGGCGACGACTTCCTGCGCAACATGATCGGCAACTACTTCGACCAGGCCCACAAGGACGTGATGGCCGGCGTGGACTATCTCGTCGAGCGCGGACTCGTGGACGGCGACCGCATGGCGAAGATGGGCTGGAGCGCCGGCGGCCACATGACGAACAAGATCATCACGTACACGGACCGCTTCAAAGCCGCGTCCTCGGGCGCGGGGGCCGTGAACTGGATGTCGATGTACGCGCAGTCCGATGTCCGCATCTACCGCACGCCGTGGTTCGGCGGCACGCCCTGGTCCGAGGACGCCCCGATCGAGCAGTACATGGCGGACTCGCCGCTCTTCGACCTCCACAAGGTCGTGACCCCGACCCTCGTGCTCGTCGGGGAGAACGACGAGCGCGTGCCGATGCCGCAGTCCGTCGAACTGTACCAGGGGCTGAAGCACAACGGCGTCCCGACACACCTCTACGTGGCGCCCGAGCAGGGACACGGCTGGGTCGAACTGCAACAGCGCCTGTTCAAGGCGAACGTCGAACTGGACTGGTACTACCGCTGGGTGCTGGGCGAGGAATACGAGTGGGAGACCTCCCCCGTCCACCCCGACGGGAAAGCGGCCGTTACCACCGCTGGCGGATAG
- a CDS encoding carbohydrate-binding family 9-like protein — translation MANPAGLLRAHPSRALLFALAAAGLPAAAPSAGQAPAAPHEYHALAAVSPPAIDGALDDAAWRAVPWTEPFVDIRGEGWPEPHLATRAKIVWDERFLYVGAELEEPHLWATLAERDAILYREHDFEVFLDPDGDGLAYYELEINALGTEFDLFLDKPYRRKGSADIAWDIEGLRTAVRLDGTLNDPSDEDTGWSVEIAIPWSALRPPGAPAEAAVAAPHPGDVWRVNFSRVQWPLGVEDGRYRKLREPADWSDHPEDNWVWSPQGEIDMHIPERWGVVRFVTDRDASP, via the coding sequence GTGGCAAACCCGGCCGGCCTGCTTCGCGCCCACCCGTCGCGAGCGCTCCTGTTCGCGCTCGCCGCGGCGGGGCTCCCGGCGGCCGCGCCTTCGGCGGGCCAGGCGCCGGCCGCGCCGCATGAATACCATGCGCTGGCCGCCGTCTCACCGCCTGCGATCGACGGAGCGCTCGATGACGCGGCCTGGCGGGCTGTCCCGTGGACGGAGCCCTTCGTCGACATCCGGGGCGAGGGCTGGCCCGAACCCCACCTGGCGACGCGCGCGAAGATCGTCTGGGATGAACGCTTCCTCTACGTGGGTGCCGAACTCGAGGAACCGCACCTCTGGGCCACGCTGGCCGAGCGCGACGCCATCCTCTACCGGGAACACGACTTCGAGGTCTTCCTGGATCCGGACGGCGACGGTCTCGCCTACTACGAACTCGAGATCAACGCGCTCGGGACCGAGTTCGACCTCTTCCTCGATAAACCGTACCGCCGAAAGGGAAGCGCGGACATCGCCTGGGACATCGAGGGGCTGCGCACCGCGGTGCGCCTCGACGGCACGCTGAACGACCCCTCCGACGAAGACACCGGCTGGTCGGTCGAGATCGCCATTCCCTGGTCGGCGCTGCGTCCGCCCGGCGCCCCCGCGGAGGCGGCGGTCGCGGCCCCGCACCCCGGCGATGTCTGGCGCGTGAACTTCTCGCGCGTGCAGTGGCCGCTCGGGGTCGAGGACGGGCGATACCGGAAGTTGCGGGAGCCCGCGGACTGGAGCGACCATCCCGAAGACAACTGGGTGTGGTCGCCGCAGGGTGAGATCGACATGCACATACCCGAGAGGTGGGGCGTCGTGCGCTTCGTCACCGACCGGGACGCGTCCCCGTGA
- a CDS encoding PQQ-binding-like beta-propeller repeat protein, producing MKGSHRCFSLVLLGMGLGMGLGAGPSALAAQSGTTDGEWRYWAGDAGSTRYAPLAQIDASNVADLEIAWRWQARNFGRTPEGYYRVTPLYANGVLYATAGFRRAAVAIDPETGETLWMYRLDEGERGRNAPRGNSGRGVGYWTDGAEERVLLITPAYHMVSLDAKTGLPDPAFGEDGIVDLKLGLGREVDLVNDRIGSSSPPVVVGDVIVVGAALPQGGRPPTKEMPPGHVRGFDARTGEQLWTFHTIPQPGDPGHETWEEGSWDYTGNAAVWTPFTADLDLGYVYLPVEAGTGDYYGGHRPGDNLYSQSLVCVDASTGEVVWYFQTVHHGIWDFDPPAAPVLMDITVDGREIPAVAQVTKQAFTYVFDRVTGEPVWPIEERPVPAGDVPGEWYAPTQPFPTLPVPFDMQGATEDDLIDLTPELKAAALEIAKNLTLGELFTPPTVLVEGGNQGTLITPGSLGGANWPGAAYDPETQRLFVGSATRGTVIGLVNDPESSNMRYIAGRPRGVGGPQGLPILKPPWGRISALDMNTGQMVWQVANDHTPSFVEEHPALEGVDVPRTGRPSRAGLLATRTLLFAGTGGGTMSADLTGLLRAHDKETGEILAEIELPSHQTGVPMTYMHDGRQYIVAAIAGRGVPAELVALRLPG from the coding sequence ATGAAGGGAAGCCACAGGTGTTTCAGCCTGGTCCTGCTCGGCATGGGGCTCGGCATGGGGCTCGGCGCCGGGCCTTCGGCGCTGGCCGCGCAGTCCGGTACGACGGACGGAGAATGGCGCTACTGGGCCGGGGACGCCGGGTCCACGCGCTACGCGCCGCTCGCCCAGATCGACGCCTCGAATGTCGCTGACCTGGAGATCGCGTGGCGCTGGCAGGCGCGCAACTTCGGTCGGACCCCCGAGGGCTACTACCGCGTGACCCCGCTGTACGCGAACGGGGTCCTCTATGCGACGGCGGGATTCCGGCGGGCGGCGGTGGCGATCGACCCGGAGACGGGCGAGACGCTCTGGATGTATCGGCTCGACGAGGGCGAACGCGGCCGGAACGCCCCGCGCGGCAACTCCGGGCGCGGCGTCGGCTACTGGACGGATGGCGCCGAGGAACGGGTGCTTCTCATCACCCCCGCCTATCACATGGTCTCGCTGGACGCGAAGACCGGCCTCCCCGACCCGGCCTTCGGCGAGGACGGAATCGTGGACCTCAAGCTCGGACTCGGGCGGGAAGTGGACCTGGTGAACGACCGCATCGGATCGAGTTCTCCCCCGGTCGTCGTCGGAGACGTGATCGTCGTCGGCGCCGCGCTCCCGCAGGGGGGACGTCCTCCGACCAAGGAGATGCCGCCGGGCCACGTGCGGGGCTTCGACGCGCGGACGGGCGAGCAACTGTGGACCTTCCACACCATCCCCCAGCCGGGCGATCCCGGCCACGAGACGTGGGAAGAGGGATCCTGGGACTACACGGGGAACGCGGCGGTGTGGACGCCGTTCACGGCGGACCTCGACCTGGGCTACGTCTATCTGCCGGTGGAGGCGGGGACGGGCGACTACTACGGGGGCCACCGCCCCGGCGACAACCTCTACTCCCAGAGCCTCGTGTGCGTGGACGCGAGCACGGGCGAAGTCGTGTGGTACTTCCAGACCGTGCACCACGGGATCTGGGACTTCGATCCGCCGGCGGCGCCGGTCCTCATGGACATCACGGTGGATGGGCGGGAGATCCCGGCCGTCGCGCAGGTGACGAAGCAGGCCTTCACGTACGTATTCGACCGCGTGACGGGCGAGCCCGTGTGGCCGATCGAGGAACGGCCCGTGCCGGCCGGCGACGTGCCGGGGGAATGGTACGCACCCACGCAGCCCTTTCCGACGCTCCCCGTACCGTTCGACATGCAGGGCGCGACCGAGGACGACCTGATCGACCTCACGCCGGAACTGAAGGCGGCGGCGCTCGAGATCGCGAAGAACCTCACGCTCGGCGAGTTGTTCACGCCGCCGACCGTGCTCGTCGAGGGCGGGAACCAGGGGACCCTCATCACGCCCGGCAGCCTGGGCGGGGCGAACTGGCCGGGCGCGGCGTACGACCCGGAGACGCAGCGGCTCTTCGTGGGGTCCGCGACGCGCGGCACGGTGATCGGGCTCGTGAATGATCCCGAATCGTCGAACATGCGCTACATCGCCGGACGGCCCCGCGGCGTCGGCGGCCCGCAGGGACTGCCGATCCTGAAGCCGCCGTGGGGACGGATCTCGGCGCTCGACATGAATACGGGACAAATGGTGTGGCAGGTCGCGAACGACCACACGCCGTCGTTCGTGGAGGAGCACCCGGCGCTGGAAGGCGTCGACGTCCCGCGCACCGGGCGGCCCAGCCGGGCGGGACTCCTCGCCACGCGCACGCTGCTCTTCGCGGGAACGGGCGGGGGGACGATGTCGGCGGACCTCACCGGCCTCCTGCGCGCGCACGACAAGGAGACGGGCGAGATCCTGGCCGAGATCGAACTGCCGTCGCACCAGACCGGCGTCCCGATGACGTACATGCACGATGGTCGTCAGTACATCGTCGCGGCGATCGCGGGGCGCGGCGTGCCGGCGGAGCTCGTCGCCCTGCGACTCCCGGGCTAG
- a CDS encoding aminomethyltransferase family protein produces the protein MPAPSVVRGTPFHERTGPLCQAGNWRRWAGHLSAGSYEPTHEHEYQAIRSACALIDVSPLYKYRLSGPGAAALANRVVTRDVDRQDVGQVYYTPWCDAAGKVRDDGTLHRLGASDFRLTSAEPTLKWLHENARGLDVTIEEETERVAALALQGPRSRDLLKRITDGDVAGLGYFRVVPARIAGVAADISRTGYTGDLGYEIWVGAADAIPLWDALTAAGEPFGLAPAGMLALDMARLEAGLLLVDVDFVPAHRTVIEDQKSSPYELGLGWTVSLEASNFVGRAALRAERARPPAWRFRGIALDWESLEAAYAAVGLPPQLPGTTLRDSVPLYAGGRQVGYATSRGWSPTLKTYLGLAHLEAESAAVGTELEIEVTVEHRRRRARATVAKTPFFDPDRKRATP, from the coding sequence GTGCCAGCGCCTTCCGTCGTCCGGGGCACGCCCTTTCACGAGCGGACCGGCCCGCTCTGCCAGGCCGGCAACTGGCGGCGCTGGGCCGGGCATCTCTCGGCGGGCTCTTACGAGCCGACCCACGAGCACGAGTACCAGGCCATCCGCTCGGCGTGCGCGCTCATCGATGTCTCGCCGCTCTACAAGTACCGGCTCTCTGGCCCTGGCGCGGCGGCGCTCGCGAACCGGGTCGTCACGCGGGATGTCGACCGGCAGGACGTGGGGCAGGTGTACTACACGCCGTGGTGCGACGCGGCGGGGAAGGTGCGGGACGACGGTACCCTGCACCGGCTCGGCGCGTCCGACTTTCGCCTCACGTCGGCCGAACCGACGCTGAAGTGGCTGCACGAGAACGCCCGCGGACTCGACGTGACCATCGAGGAGGAGACGGAGCGGGTGGCCGCGCTCGCCCTCCAGGGGCCCCGTTCGCGCGATCTGCTCAAGCGGATCACCGACGGCGACGTGGCGGGACTCGGCTATTTCCGGGTGGTGCCGGCGCGGATCGCGGGGGTCGCCGCGGACATCTCGCGCACGGGGTACACCGGCGACCTCGGGTATGAGATCTGGGTCGGCGCCGCGGACGCGATTCCGCTGTGGGACGCGCTCACGGCGGCGGGTGAGCCGTTCGGCCTCGCCCCGGCGGGCATGCTCGCCCTGGACATGGCGCGCCTCGAGGCCGGCCTGCTCCTCGTCGACGTCGACTTCGTCCCGGCCCACCGTACGGTCATCGAGGACCAGAAGTCGTCTCCGTACGAACTCGGCCTGGGCTGGACCGTGTCGCTCGAGGCGTCGAACTTCGTGGGCCGGGCGGCGCTCCGCGCCGAACGGGCCCGCCCGCCCGCCTGGCGCTTCCGGGGCATCGCCCTCGACTGGGAGTCGCTCGAGGCGGCGTACGCGGCGGTCGGCCTCCCGCCGCAACTGCCGGGCACGACGCTGCGCGACAGCGTGCCGCTGTACGCCGGCGGACGGCAGGTGGGATACGCCACGAGCCGCGGCTGGTCGCCGACCCTCAAGACCTACCTGGGACTGGCCCACCTCGAAGCGGAGTCCGCGGCCGTCGGCACCGAACTCGAAATCGAGGTGACGGTCGAGCACAGGCGGCGCCGGGCCCGGGCCACGGTGGCGAAGACGCCGTTCTTCGACCCGGACAGGAAGCGGGCGACCCCGTGA
- a CDS encoding NAD(P)/FAD-dependent oxidoreductase, translating to MSGTNAYDAIIVGGGHNGLINAAYLARAGLRVVVLERRHLVGGAAVTEEIFPGFKYSVASYVVSLLRPEIIRDLQLARHGLEILPLESTVTPLPNGDYLGRWADHDQTRRDLYRHSPKDAEAYDDFATLMYRLAWAVKPLLGIVPPDPLSPGLRDLKTLVMLGRHARGLDEQQFHALFKLGTMSAADYLDEWFESDPLKATMSASGIIGTFLGPRSPGTAYVLLHHYMGEIDGVFRAWGFARGGNGMVSESIASAARSHGAEIRTGATVERVLTRNGRATGVVLEGGEELTAKTVVSGVDPKRTFLGLLDPEELPDDLVEAIRRFRIRGSSGKVNLSLSEAPEFSCLPGGGPHLRGAFSISPGMDYLERAYDDAKYGGFSRQPYMDIVIPSMIDPGMAPPGRHVMSIFVQYAAFDIEGGWDDAKREAFGDAVVDTLSEYVPNLKDSILHRQVLTPLDMQEQLGLTEGNIFHGELTPQQLFFFRPSPAWADYRTPVRGFYQCGSGTHPGGGVCGASGRLAALEILRDLRRRPRGGP from the coding sequence GTGAGCGGGACGAACGCGTACGACGCGATCATCGTCGGGGGCGGGCACAACGGCCTCATCAACGCCGCCTACCTCGCCCGGGCGGGCCTTCGCGTGGTCGTGCTCGAGCGCCGGCACCTGGTGGGTGGCGCCGCGGTCACGGAGGAGATCTTTCCCGGCTTCAAGTATTCCGTCGCCTCCTACGTGGTGAGCCTGCTGAGACCCGAGATCATCCGCGACCTGCAACTCGCGCGGCACGGACTGGAGATCCTTCCCCTCGAGAGCACGGTCACGCCGCTCCCGAACGGCGACTACCTCGGGCGCTGGGCGGACCACGATCAGACGCGGCGCGACCTCTATCGCCATTCCCCGAAGGACGCCGAGGCGTACGACGATTTCGCGACGCTCATGTACCGGCTCGCGTGGGCGGTGAAACCCCTCCTCGGCATCGTGCCGCCCGACCCGCTCTCTCCCGGGCTGCGGGACCTGAAGACGCTGGTCATGCTGGGGCGGCACGCGCGCGGCCTCGACGAGCAGCAGTTCCACGCGCTCTTCAAGCTGGGGACGATGAGCGCGGCCGACTATCTCGACGAGTGGTTCGAGTCGGATCCGCTCAAGGCGACGATGTCGGCGAGCGGAATCATCGGGACCTTCCTCGGCCCCCGGTCTCCGGGGACGGCGTACGTCCTTCTCCATCACTACATGGGCGAGATCGACGGCGTGTTCCGGGCGTGGGGATTCGCGCGGGGCGGGAACGGGATGGTCAGCGAGTCCATCGCGTCGGCGGCCAGGTCCCACGGGGCGGAGATCCGGACGGGGGCCACGGTGGAGCGGGTACTCACAAGGAACGGGCGGGCGACGGGCGTCGTCCTCGAGGGCGGCGAGGAGCTCACGGCGAAGACGGTCGTGTCGGGGGTCGATCCGAAGCGCACCTTCCTCGGCCTGCTCGACCCTGAGGAGCTGCCGGACGATCTCGTGGAGGCGATCCGGCGCTTCCGGATCCGCGGATCCTCCGGCAAGGTCAACCTGTCGCTCTCGGAGGCGCCGGAGTTCTCCTGCCTGCCGGGCGGGGGGCCGCACCTGCGGGGCGCCTTCTCCATCAGTCCGGGCATGGACTACCTGGAGCGCGCCTACGACGACGCGAAGTACGGAGGATTCTCGCGGCAGCCGTACATGGACATCGTGATTCCATCCATGATCGACCCGGGGATGGCGCCGCCGGGACGGCACGTGATGTCGATCTTCGTCCAGTATGCCGCCTTCGACATCGAGGGCGGCTGGGACGACGCGAAACGGGAGGCGTTCGGAGACGCGGTGGTCGACACGCTCTCGGAGTACGTGCCGAACCTCAAGGACTCCATCCTCCACCGGCAGGTGCTCACCCCGCTGGACATGCAGGAGCAGTTGGGGCTCACGGAGGGCAACATCTTCCACGGCGAGCTGACGCCGCAGCAACTCTTCTTCTTCCGTCCCTCGCCCGCGTGGGCCGACTACCGGACGCCGGTGCGCGGGTTCTACCAGTGCGGCTCCGGGACGCATCCGGGGGGAGGCGTGTGCGGGGCGTCGGGGCGGCTCGCCGCGCTCGAGATCCTCCGGGACCTGCGGCGGCGGCCGCGGGGGGGGCCGTGA